The genome window ACATTATTGGTTGCGATTTCCATACGTTGCAGTCACTGACCTATCTTATAGGGCACTCTCATGCACAGATATGATTCAAGCACATATATACCTCACCCATGACCCTTAAGTCGAATCTCGTGCATAGAAGAGAGAAATGAGTTCCCGAGATGGAGAGACGAAGTAAGGGAGAtccatcaataatttttttttttttgagatgttGGATGCCTCTCCAAGTTTGGGAGAGATTGAGAGCTCTATTTTGGGgtgtaagggcaaatgcaatggtaaagtgttattggggcaacaaagatgttgtcttttgttgatgtgattgtattgtaaaatgtgttttgcttatgtggttatattgagataagtgttttgttgatgtggatgtattaatatttgatgttttgatgtagttttgttgtggataatatggaggaatgaaatgttgttggccttcatgttgggtgggaagaaaaattgtatagaaatttgtgttttgttgatgtagttgtattggaagatgtgttttactaatgtgattgtattagaatacgtgtttgatttaactttttgtgtaatagagatgagaccgACCAATATTTTTGTTGCCCCAATAAATAGGAAACCATTGCATTTATCCTAATTGGGTAACAATTGGAATATAGAATTGTGAACAGTTGTCCCTAAAAATGAATTGTCCTTTATTTTCAAGAGTTTATTGGAGTTGCTGCTCTTATAGTGAATTGACAGCGGGCTACACCCGCCACCATCCAATCCATTGCATCAAGGGTCAATTTAGGGCGCTGATATGTCAAACCTCGTGGGCCCCATTTCCCATGCACGCGTGCTCGATCTGACGGCCCAGATTCCATCCGCCTTAAACGGAAACTCTCAATTCCAAAATGGTGTCCCTCTCATCCAACGGCTTAAGAGACCCTCGTTTGACTCTTTTGTCTCAAAACGGCACGTATTCCCATAAACCCACCGAAAACCAAAAAACCTTTTAATTGTACTGTTATACCCACTCAAGCTCTGCTTTACTCTCTGCTTCgtcctctctctctagattttcTCACTCTAGATCTTCAGCGTAAATCTAGGAAACCTACCAGATCTCCAACCTCcatctttgtttttccttttggtAGCTGCATAAGTAACCATGTTATATGTTTAAGGTGCGTCTGTTCTGATTTCTGTCAATTGATTTGTTAATTTGCGGATGAATTCTCCTGTTTATGTTTGTTCATCAAATCagtcaattttttcttttggtctCTCAAGATCTTTCGTTATTTATGTTTGTGCATAATTATTGTGATTTTTAATGTTGTTGATCTTTGTATTTCCGGTGTGTTTGTTGATCTGTTTTAGCTTTGCACTTTTTTGTTCGCTCGTTTATTTGATAAATTCGAAGAATGATTCTGAGTTTTCTTATGTGGATTAAGCTTAGTTTACTTGAGATgagaaattataattatttttcctttaaacaaaatttatttgaataatattttgtttgtttgggatATATGAGATTTAGTTTCATTAATCTCCCTTTTGTGCTGTGATTTCTTTTAGTAATGTTTGTGTTGATGTTCTATCTTGGGCCTTACTGCAGATTGAGACCTTTTTTTGCTTTATGGGCGGTTGGGTTTGCTAAAAAGGGTTCAACAATGCCGTGGACATCTTCTTTTGCGACTTACATGAGCAACTGTGTTCGCTTGGTGGTGTTCTTTCGTGTTATACTGTAATTTGAATTTCCCTTTTTCTGGGTGAGATATCATCTTCTCAAGattctaattatttttattGCCTTACTTTTATTCGTGTTGTCAATTTATTTTGCATTGGTGGTTATACATGAATGTGAAACTTGAGTGTTTTCAGCAACCAAATAGGTATAACTATGGAAGTTCAATGGTTTATAATCTAATCAATATCCTGTCTACACTCTATGTATTGTTTGTGCGGGAACTCAGAATAAAGTGAAATTAAAAGGTTCAAGGTTGTTTCTAAGGATCTTATTACTCTAGTAGCGAGTGAAGTTGAAGTTCATCTTTAGCCGTTGGATTTGGTGGATCTTGGATACGTTTTCAACGCTACTACAACCAACTGGATCAATGTTCAACATGTATAACCTTCATTAATATCGGTATTAATTTTTATGTGCGTATTCTGGGCCTAAGATTAGATTTTAGTTGCGTTCATATGGTTTGTATGTAATGAGGGTTGTtggatattaaaattttaagccTATCATTTGCATAATTTGGCAGAATCAATATAATTTGACAGAATCAATAAAATTTCAATATCTTTTTGTGCTATTGTAAGTATTGTTTCACTATTGATCTAACAAAAGTTCTTGTCATTTGCTTTAGGTGAGGTCCTGTTCCTTCATTGTGTTTCTAATTCTTGAGTGGTTTAGGAGTGAGAATGTACTTTGCTTTAACTAGAAAAAGATATCGAGCAGTGAAGGAAGCAGGACAAATTAAAATGAGCGTTGGGATTATTGCTTACTACCAAGTGAATGAAGTGATGCAAGTTTGTCAGGTACATGTTTGAACTCATGTTTCAATCCTCAATGTTGTTgaacattaatttttttcctaaaaaaaagGCATTTCATTTTTGTTGCCACCTTGTTATTTTACACAGTGCAATCACATAATGGTTCTCCGCTAATCACAATCATCTTTACCCCTCCTATACACATACTTTGTGGTGTCCTGAACTGCGCTGATGATTAAGTTATGGGATGTCCGGACATTCATGTTACCTAATCATGATAGTATTGATTTAGTTACTGATATTGAGCATTTATGATATGAAAGATCAACTGCAGCTTAAATATCTTGATCGTAGTACGAGTTGCATTCAAAACTTTTAGGTTGTACAATACTTCAAGGATAATTGACTGTTGAGACTCCAATGTTAAGCCATTACTGCCTTTATTATGCGCTCAATCCTTTGTATGGATTGTCTCCTCTTAAGTTAAATTATCTAAAACGTTTGAAAactgtttattattatttttatttctttttggcAGTTGTTTAGGCTTCTCAATTAAAACAATTGATGGATCATCCTTGATACATTGAAAATTTTCTAAAACGTTGTTATATGactttaataatattatttttaaggaAGTTGAAACAGTTTATTAAATCCTTTGTTCCACTGTCAGGTGTTGCCATATTCATATATGAACAATTTATCTTGAATTTAATGATGCTAAACATAAGCTTCTGCCTTGTTCATTATTCACTAGGCCCTGTTTCTGTTGTAATGACACGTTTAGCACTATATTTAGCTTAATGTAATGTTAGTGCATTTTTGTTGCTTTTTCAGGCTGAATATTTCCGTCAATTGCTTAAACCTGTTACGTAGTTTGACTTTACAAAACCCGGGGTTATTGGGATTTGGAAAAGGCTGGTTCCCTGGTTATGTTCATATGTAAGTCGGCATTGACAAAATGAAGGTATATGTGATGCTGActgttgatttggaataagcGGCTCTGTTTCACTTGGATGGCTGTATAGCTTTCTCTTAGTTTTAGGAATCTTCACTGGATCGAAACTTGTATAATTGCCTACTTAAAGACCACAATCTATCATTGCCTTGAAACTTATTGATTAAGAGGAGACTCTGATGCATAGTGATCAGCAATTTTACCACAGAAAGGCAGCATCTCCCCCTGCAAATCAAGTGGGAAACAGATATGTGGATATTCCTGTTGCCTCTGCCTATGGTGCTGCTTTGCCCCCTCCAGCAAAGCACTCAATCCCCTTTCATGGCGTTGAATTTCAAACCTCTGAGGTTTGTCCTAGGAACTTCATCATCTTTGATCAGACTGAACACAAAAGTCAGATTATGTTCCACCCTGCGAATGCCCTCAAATTTGGTGGTCCTGGTTTTGACGTTCATGCAACTTATGTCCAGGAAACTTTTGAGAAGGAAGAGGTGAAGAATATGAAAAGAATGACATCTTCTCTGGTAGAAGATTCAGCAGATATTGATTTGTTACTGAGTTTGGAAGAGGGGGAACATGAGGACTATGATGAAGAAGAGGTCAGCACGGCAAGGACTGATGCTAATCACGGAAGTGACTCCTCTGAATTTTGCTCCACTTATGGTTCAAGACCCTGGAGGGATGGTTCATCTTCTTCTGTTCAGAAGTCATCTGACAGCAGTCAGAGTGAGAGGAAACggcagaaaatgaagaagatggtgaagaCACTTAGAGGTATTGTACCTGGTGGTGACCAAATGAATACCGTTACTGTTCTAGATGAAGCTGTCAGGTACCTCAAGTCTCTAAAAGTCGAGGCACAGAAACTTGGAGTTGGAAGCTTTAACAATTAAGCTTCATCTTATGCCAtgataatcaaaacataaaacttGGTTTACTGTGATCGAAATCTACTTCTCCCCTTCCTCCCCCCACCCAATTCCCGGCCACacgctctctctttctctgcaGGTATGCATTAGGAGGACACTAATAGCAAGTTATGGAACTCATGGCCTCTTTGGAAATCCAACTGTCTGGGTGGATCATGCAACTCTGTTATATAGTTGACCGTTGTTTTTCTGGCTCGTTGTTACTTGTCTCTATGCTTTAAATAATGGGCATCCTACAAATGCGCAGACGCGATAAGTAAATGCTTTCTCGATGTATTTGGGACGCCTTGATTTATTTTATGTGCACTTTTCTGCTTTATCAAAAGGGTTTGTTGTCATCAAACCCATAGTTACTCACTGTCTTACATTAAGATAATATTTTAGTATGCTCGTGgcctatttgttttgttttttgttttccatgCCTCTCCGTTGTCATGCCCAGTGAAACACTTATGTATGTTCTGTATGTAAGCTGTTTGGTTAAACATTTGAACGTTgaagtaacatatatgctacaaATTTGTGGAATGTATGCTAGTTTTGGCTTTTATGCCCTGTATCCAGTGAAAGATTGCCACAGCGCTCCCACTTTGTAATGGGAAACATTCTCTGAGAAAGTAGAGGCAATGAAGTTAGGGTGAAGAAAGCAAAACACCCAATTGATTAGATTGAACTTTTTGATATATCCTTGAAGTTATTGATGGACAAACTCCATCCAATTCTTTGAGAGCAAGATGCTACCATAATTCATAGAGGCCATTTCATCCCCTGATAGTGACTCGTTGGCAATGGTTGAAAACAGCCATGACTAAGTGCCATTATCAGTGGTGtttacttttgaaattttaatcacAAGTATTGTTGCGAGGCCCTTTAGCAACTCAGGTGGCCCTTGGTCTCACTACAAGTTCTTGTGGTCAGTGACACTTCTTAGAATGATTGGGAGGCCAGTTTATGAGGCCCTCTGTCTTACGGTTTTAAGATGAGCAGAAGGAAGAGTATTGCAACCAATTTTCCCCAAATGCTAAGGGTAGGTTATTGAGGGCAGCTGGACTTCAGGGGTAAGGTTTTGTACCATTTTGAATTGGCAAGGACAGAAGCTTTTGTACATGACCACTATAGTTTCAACTACACTTTGTGACAAGAAACTCAGAAAATCCACACCTTCGTTGTGTGCTATGTGACCACATCCTAATAACTCATCAAATCTCTAAACTGGTCTGGTCTGGCACAAACAATCACCTTCGGTGAAAAGGAAGACGTaaccacaaaaaaagaaaccGACTGATGATGCCATATATGCAAGACAACCACGTTAAGGTGTTATGAAAGAGAATTCAAGAGAAGCATACGGAGGCCGAAAAGTCTCTTCATTCAGAATTTTGTTTCCATTTGCATGGTGAAAATGTTGCAATCATAAGGCGTTACCTGCTATATCGTTGCGTTGGTAAGATTTATCAGCTCCTTTTGAACTCGTCGTAATTCTCCACCCTCTTCACAAGTTTCACAAGGAGAGCTTTAGTCCTTTGTGcacgaagaaaaaaaagggggttGGTCTTGAAATCTGCATGTGCAAATTTAAGCTCAAGTCACAAATTTATATCTTTGGGACAAGAATCTGAATGATCATCctccaaaaaataagaaagacgCAAAAGCGCGTGTTAAAGAAATACTGGGCATTACTAGGTCTATGAGCCAACTCCGATACAAAAAATGTCCTTGACAAATAAAACGACATTATTCTCCAATacgattgatgatgatgatactaCTACCAAGTACCAACCACTCAGGAAAACACTATGCAACATTTTTTATCCGGCAGAAACCACTTAAAAGAAAAATGTGAACTTCCCTAAGCTATACAATTCCACTATAATAGTAGACTAAATATTTGCAAAGTAAGCGCCTAAAGTCCAAGCAGAGTACTGAAATGGTGGAAACCATTGCTGCAACTATAGTGAAAGAGAAGGAAGTGCATCCAACTATGTAAAGCATCCAATGAGTGGGGAACATGTTTGGTAGCCCATTACAGCTCGTGGATCTAATGCACGGATGGTTTTGGCATGTTAGAATGCTGTGTTGTCTCACTTATGAAGGATAATAAATCGTGAGGAAAATATTCCATTGATATTCTCAATGATTAAACAGAAACTTGGAACTTCAAATAACCAAGATCATGCCAACACTAAACAGTTCCCAAAAGGTGTCAAAACTGAAAGAGTAAAACTTGAAGGTAAAAATGAACCAGAAGGacattaacaaaaatttaaaaagaaactgAAAGAAACTTGGACCTCATTCTGCAAGCTTGTTGCAGTAGTCTAATGCTAATGATGAGCTGCTGGAGCTGAATTATCACTGATGAAGGTGATCGTTCTAGGTCCTTGTATGTTTGCTACTGCTGAGGGTGGTAATTCTCTCATGACCCATAATAAAAATGCTGAGGGTACCGAAGAACCTTGCAAAACAATGTGAGCTTTTGACTATTAGGTTTAACATATCGGAGaattaaatttataatatgGTGGCATCAAGTTGGTCCATTTCAGTCGGATTTCATAACAACTAAAAAGGCAAATCATTTTGACAGCTTAATTTCCACATAATTACTTTCCCTCACTAATCAATCCAAAATGCTCATTCAAGTTCACAATTCAGCACTTTAATCCTTTCACAACATCAACTAACAGCTGAAATTGCATAATCTAAGCAATTTAGTTCATGTATATGCGTATTTTTCTTGTATTGCAGACCTTAGATACAGGTCgccaataaaatattaatatttcgaAAGATTAGGGACTTTGTTTAAGAACATGGTCATGGCAGTCCCTATGCACCCTTGTCCGACACTCCGACATAATCTGCTGTTTAGAGTCATTCATGATGGATGAGGGACTCTAGAATTCTCCAAAGTCTACAATTTTCATCCAATGGTGGAGAATAAGTCTGGGGGATAGTACACAAAAGTGTGGCGTGATGTTGCACACCTCCCAAACCATTAGATGAGAATTGTACACTCTAGGAATTGCTGAGCCCCCAGATCCATTCACCATAATGGTAAAACATTAAGCAAAGGCACTGATTTTTCACTAAAAATCAatttgaaaacttgaaaagggaAAGTTAATCCAGATACCTATAAAGTAATATAACATTAGTAAGAGAGAAGTATAAAGACCGTTTATGTACAGCCCATGCCAGTGATGAAGCACCTGAAATCACAATAATGCGAAGTTTGAGAGATTTGAAATCCTAAGTTagaaaagccaaaaaaagaagcagcaagcAGACAAGTACATACTGGAATATCAGTTAGAACAGCAACAAAAGTACTTGGAGTGAAACATACAACAGATAAAAGCGCCAGGCCAGCTACCTGCAAGCATCCATAGTGATGTATTTTCACTCGtcataaaaaaaagatagaaaCAGGGAAAATCAGAAAATGTAATGTTACAAATGAAGGGGCGATCATACGCAGCATACAGACTTACGATCATAATCAATAGGCTCTGATTTAATAGAAGAGGGTTCCATCAATAAATAAAGATGAAAATAGGCTCTGATTTAATAGAAGATGGCTCCATCAATAAATGAAGATGCAAAATTAGAAATGAGGTTAAGTTTAATACCTTCCACATTTCTGATGATGCTCTCTCAGATCTAACTTTCCTCATCTTCAAGCATAACACAAGTCCTATAGGTGAAAAAGAAGAGTAAAGAAAATGCACCATAAGAGAAGGGGAGTGCCAAATAAATGCAAAACTCTACCCACCCTGGGACATGTAATTAAACCTTCTTCTCGTAACAATAACACGTTTGATGCTAATAACAaaactccacaacaaaactcCACACAGCCATTTTAGCCAGTCCAAAACGATATAACAATGAACCTATAGGCTATAAGTGAGAGTACTTCTCTGACAGTGTCTTTAATGCTCTACCTGATTCTAGAAAGTCGCAGATTTTCTAGTCGGCCAATTCAATATGATTTTGCTTAGTTAGAAACATCAGAGGGTAGCACTTCTAGTCTTATACATAGCTTCCGGCACAAACtatccaattttatttttagcatAGGTCTCCTCTCTCTTCAAGGAAAAACTAGTATTTAAAATGAATATCAAAGCTAACAATTAACGTCATTAATGGGTAGCCAGGTGtgattcaaaattaaaatattataggaCTCGGACTTCTTTATAGAAGTTTGCATGTTACAGCAAACAACTGCCTGGGATCCAAAGTAGATTCACACATTCGAACATAAATTATTATCACTTGAAAAGCAAATTCTGGGTCATTTTTAAAACTCTTACAAAGGAGACAGtctttttcaattgattttcctTGTTCTAAAGGCAGTAAGAAACATAGGGCTACACCCCAGATTGTGCGATTAACTGTAATTTTCCATGCGGCTGAAGAGCCAGCTAGAGTAACTTGCATCTGAGTTCCATTGTTATATCACCAAATGCACCTCAGGCTATGGCATATCATGGACATTCCAAATGTATTTTAAATGAAACATTAATGAAATATAATCATTTTCACTGTGTTATCTACAGATTGTTACTCTCCTTAACTAGATAGCAACTCGTGAAGGTTTTAGCTTTCATGTCATAATTTGATTGAGCCCAAAGGCAAGCAACGAGCAAATGCATCAACAAGTATAGAATAAAGAATTACTCAACATCATACAAAAAAGAGAGATGTAAACCAGTTGCTTACCGTAACATCCTAATGCTCCTCCTAATAATAGTACTGCTAGAGCAAAAAGATCTATATACACCTGCAGGAGATTCACAAATCAGAAAGAACTAAAAATTCTTGTTAAGAAATTTCCATTGGCAACAGAATAGCTggtcatctacggacagaaagATCTAAGCAGGTTTCAAGCCGAACTCTGC of Tripterygium wilfordii isolate XIE 37 chromosome 13, ASM1340144v1, whole genome shotgun sequence contains these proteins:
- the LOC120013127 gene encoding transcription factor bHLH144-like, whose product is MHSDQQFYHRKAASPPANQVGNRYVDIPVASAYGAALPPPAKHSIPFHGVEFQTSEVCPRNFIIFDQTEHKSQIMFHPANALKFGGPGFDVHATYVQETFEKEEVKNMKRMTSSLVEDSADIDLLLSLEEGEHEDYDEEEVSTARTDANHGSDSSEFCSTYGSRPWRDGSSSSVQKSSDSSQSERKRQKMKKMVKTLRGIVPGGDQMNTVTVLDEAVRYLKSLKVEAQKLGVGSFNN